The Brasilonema sennae CENA114 genome includes a region encoding these proteins:
- a CDS encoding MlaD family protein: MRGLLTSRFASARTFREGSVGLLLLLGLGVFGLIILWLTKFSLDRNSYKAIVEFANAGGIQKGAPVRYRGVKVGTISAIRPGANNVEVEIEITKPKLIMPSNVSVEANQSGLIGENILDITPKTELPPGSVVGKPLDKNCNPQIIVCNNSRLKGQIGISTDELIRSSTQLATVYSDQKFYSNVNRAVENTAVAAANIAELSRNFTVLSKNLQQQLNSFSATTNTVQKATTQLSASSTKTLSQFGNTADQFSSTAKELRLTNTQVSKLINNLDNLVTSNRSSLVAALNNITETSNQLRKTVSSLSPAVNRVTQGELIKNLETLSANAAQASANLRQISNSLNNPNNVVVLQQTLDSARVTFENTQKITSDLDELTGDPAFRKNLRQLVNGLSSLVSSTQQIQEHTQIASTLDSVKAVVNNSNVAISVPKTNQEQTSFSMPLTVTKSAEKTFQPSTITVTNSTPSTRQQQMMFDLSPGAAKSAEKTFQPTTITVTNSTPSTRQQQMMFDLSPGATKSAKKTFEPTTITVTNSTPSTRQQSVDTKSASKQPQPTSVEVTPSLAQENLLRKLREHRQQEKLGE, encoded by the coding sequence ATGCGAGGTTTATTAACAAGCCGCTTCGCCTCTGCGCGAACTTTTCGAGAAGGTTCTGTTGGGTTGTTGCTTTTGTTGGGACTGGGAGTGTTTGGGTTAATCATATTATGGCTAACTAAATTTAGTCTTGATCGTAATTCATACAAAGCTATTGTGGAATTTGCGAATGCAGGCGGTATTCAAAAAGGAGCACCAGTCCGGTACAGGGGTGTAAAAGTAGGCACCATTTCTGCCATTCGACCAGGAGCAAATAACGTTGAGGTGGAAATTGAAATTACCAAACCCAAGCTGATTATGCCTAGCAATGTCTCAGTTGAAGCTAATCAGTCTGGATTGATTGGCGAAAACATTCTTGACATCACACCCAAAACGGAGCTCCCTCCTGGATCTGTAGTAGGCAAACCCTTAGATAAAAATTGTAACCCTCAAATTATTGTCTGTAATAATTCTCGCTTAAAAGGTCAGATTGGAATCAGTACAGATGAACTTATTCGTTCAAGCACTCAGTTAGCAACTGTATACAGTGACCAGAAATTCTACAGTAATGTGAATAGAGCTGTAGAAAATACTGCTGTTGCTGCTGCAAATATTGCTGAGTTAAGTCGTAACTTCACTGTTTTAAGCAAAAACCTTCAACAACAACTAAACTCCTTTTCAGCGACGACTAATACAGTTCAAAAAGCAACAACTCAACTGAGTGCATCCAGTACTAAAACTCTGAGTCAATTCGGTAATACTGCAGACCAATTTAGTTCCACCGCAAAAGAACTTCGTTTAACAAACACTCAAGTTAGTAAGCTGATTAATAATCTTGATAATCTAGTTACTAGCAACCGCTCTTCACTTGTTGCAGCCTTAAACAATATCACCGAAACTAGCAATCAATTACGTAAAACAGTTAGCAGTCTTTCACCTGCTGTTAATCGTGTAACTCAAGGAGAATTAATCAAAAATTTAGAAACTTTGTCTGCAAATGCTGCACAAGCTTCTGCTAATTTGCGCCAAATCTCCAACAGCCTCAACAACCCTAATAACGTGGTGGTTCTGCAACAAACTTTAGATTCTGCACGGGTGACATTTGAAAACACCCAAAAGATTACATCTGATTTAGATGAGTTGACAGGAGATCCAGCTTTTCGGAAAAATTTACGACAACTTGTTAATGGTTTAAGTAGCTTGGTCTCCTCCACACAGCAGATACAAGAGCACACACAAATTGCTAGTACTCTAGACTCAGTCAAAGCTGTTGTTAACAATTCTAATGTGGCAATTTCCGTACCCAAGACAAACCAAGAGCAGACGTCATTTAGTATGCCATTGACAGTTACCAAAAGTGCTGAGAAAACGTTTCAACCTAGCACTATTACTGTGACGAATTCCACCCCAAGCACTCGTCAACAGCAGATGATGTTCGATCTCTCACCTGGTGCAGCCAAAAGTGCTGAGAAAACCTTTCAGCCTACTACTATTACTGTGACGAATTCCACCCCAAGCACTCGTCAACAGCAGATGATGTTTGATCTCTCACCTGGTGCGACTAAAAGTGCCAAGAAAACGTTTGAGCCTACTACTATTACTGTGACGAATTCCACACCAAGCACTCGTCAACAATCAGTTGATACTAAGAGTGCTAGTAAGCAGCCTCAACCTACTAGTGTTGAGGTGACTCCCTCTTTAGCTCAAGAAAACCTGTTGAGGAAATTGAGGGAACATCGTCAGCAGGAGAAGTTGGGAGAGTAG
- a CDS encoding tetratricopeptide repeat protein: MSDSLPLREKYLALIDEIVQTTLKGKISSQEQVYQMLLKGVTADTGEVFELVLSDRLNSTQQQVDTEKDELKQAKATRSLRAIKTIQSQWQRAQQQNKTTEAIVSAFREVTTAEVGSRLAAFLGAIDFNRKNPLNLQQIQQVSKSLQQFAQADSDFQEISDGINRGIIGWQRLQDHLVSWMYEQSRESLGFGGVPGERGPWATWAKQVNSEFPKALFRYLALEKSAIEFAQQHTSVSLRDWVEMAVILQYLQRGLINWFDQQPYNVKAGSKLSISTFLTFAVIWSQLASGFGSAASIYSAGCSQVMVQILRTFAQRSYFPLYGGIFASFSGKYLRDALNYLDEPLRQVEGTQEKARILTLLGSSQRAFGQYKRSVQFHQQALEIARSAGDRVCEIANLNHLSRTHVAQKMYPEAIDFSQRALILSRQTGDRTGEANALVNLGYSEVMQAQQLEQLEPEVYETAINYLQQGLTLSERLGDVQSKALCFSSLGVAYVIIEQPQTAIKYLEDGFQAAQISGDLYLQGLNLSNLGEAYYYLPDQEKAIYAGCLGMYLLNQIASNEWQKSAGWLIILQGQIGEESFRNLLQKNRSKIIAVIGVDGYDYIPQLLEEYRNPKN, translated from the coding sequence GTGTCTGACTCTCTGCCGTTGCGCGAAAAGTATCTCGCCTTAATCGACGAAATTGTCCAAACCACGCTCAAGGGCAAGATTAGCTCTCAAGAGCAGGTTTATCAAATGTTGCTCAAAGGTGTGACTGCTGATACGGGGGAAGTTTTTGAACTGGTTTTGAGCGATCGCCTTAATTCCACTCAGCAACAAGTAGACACGGAAAAAGATGAACTCAAGCAAGCCAAAGCAACCCGGAGTCTGCGGGCAATCAAAACCATTCAAAGTCAATGGCAACGCGCTCAACAGCAAAATAAAACTACAGAAGCCATTGTCTCAGCATTTAGAGAAGTGACGACAGCCGAAGTCGGAAGTCGTCTGGCTGCATTCTTAGGTGCTATCGACTTCAACCGCAAGAATCCACTGAATTTGCAACAAATCCAGCAAGTGTCAAAATCCTTACAACAATTTGCCCAAGCTGATTCGGATTTCCAGGAAATATCAGATGGTATAAACCGTGGCATTATTGGTTGGCAGCGACTGCAAGACCACTTAGTCAGTTGGATGTACGAGCAAAGCCGGGAATCACTAGGATTTGGTGGTGTACCTGGAGAACGTGGTCCTTGGGCAACTTGGGCAAAGCAAGTGAATAGCGAGTTTCCTAAAGCACTGTTTCGCTACTTAGCTTTGGAGAAGTCTGCAATTGAATTTGCACAACAGCATACCAGTGTCAGCCTGCGTGATTGGGTGGAGATGGCAGTCATTTTGCAGTACTTGCAACGGGGCTTAATCAACTGGTTTGACCAACAGCCTTACAATGTTAAAGCAGGCTCTAAGTTGTCGATTTCGACTTTCTTGACGTTTGCAGTGATTTGGAGTCAACTAGCAAGTGGCTTTGGTAGTGCTGCATCAATATACAGCGCTGGTTGTTCTCAAGTGATGGTGCAAATTCTGCGAACCTTTGCACAGCGTTCATACTTTCCCTTGTACGGCGGAATTTTTGCTTCTTTTTCTGGGAAGTACTTACGAGATGCGCTGAATTATTTGGATGAACCGTTGCGTCAAGTGGAAGGAACTCAAGAAAAAGCACGAATTTTGACACTTTTAGGCTCTTCTCAACGAGCATTCGGGCAATATAAGCGTTCTGTGCAATTTCATCAACAAGCTTTGGAGATAGCACGCAGTGCAGGCGATCGCGTTTGTGAAATTGCCAATCTCAACCACCTCAGCCGTACCCACGTTGCCCAAAAAATGTATCCTGAAGCAATTGACTTTAGCCAACGCGCCTTAATACTGAGTCGGCAAACAGGCGATCGCACAGGCGAAGCAAATGCCTTGGTAAACTTGGGATACAGCGAAGTTATGCAAGCCCAGCAACTGGAACAACTAGAACCAGAAGTTTATGAGACAGCAATTAACTACTTGCAACAAGGTTTAACACTCTCGGAACGGCTGGGCGATGTTCAAAGTAAAGCTTTGTGTTTCAGTAGTTTGGGTGTAGCCTATGTCATCATCGAGCAACCTCAAACAGCAATTAAATATTTAGAAGACGGCTTTCAAGCAGCACAAATTTCTGGTGATTTGTATCTTCAAGGTTTGAACTTATCTAATTTAGGCGAAGCTTATTATTATTTACCAGACCAAGAAAAAGCAATTTATGCTGGTTGTTTGGGAATGTATTTATTAAACCAAATCGCTTCAAATGAATGGCAAAAATCTGCGGGTTGGCTCATAATTTTACAAGGACAAATAGGGGAAGAATCTTTCAGAAATTTATTGCAGAAAAATCGTTCTAAAATAATTGCTGTCATTGGTGTAGATGGGTATGATTACATTCCACAACTGTTGGAGGAATATAGGAATCCGAAGAACTGA
- a CDS encoding ATP-dependent Clp protease ATP-binding subunit: MFEHFTSEAIKVIMLAQEEARRLGHNFVGTEQILLGLIGEGSGVAAKVLTDLGVTLKDARREVERIIGRGSGFVPPEIPFTPKVKSLFEQGFKEARSLGNNYIGTEHLLLGLTEAGEGVAAKVLQNLGLDLSQIRTAVIRQLGEATSVSGSRGGGSKRTQNLTLEEFGRNLTKQAQEGNLDPVVGREKEIERAVQILGRRTKNNPVLIGEPGVGKTAIAEGLAQRIVNQDVPDILQDKQVISLDMGSLVAGTRFRGDFEERLKKIMDEIRTAGNIILVIDEVHTLVGAGGTEGGMDAANILKPALARGELQCIGATTLDEYRQHIERDAALERRFQPIMIGEPSVEETIQILYGLRSAYEQHHKVQISDAAVVAAANLSDRYISDRFLPDKAIDLIDEAGSRVHLRNSIKSEDRELKRELALVTKQKQEAVKTQDFDKAGKLRDQELELETKLRLAQDAQSVNSPIVDEEDIAQIVASWTGVPVNKLTESESEMLLHLEDTLHQRLIGQEQAVTAVSKSIRRARVGLKNPNRPIASFIFSGPTGVGKTELAKALASYFFGAEDAMIRVDMSEFMERHTVSKLIGSPPGFVGYDEGGQLTEAVRRKPYTVVLFDEIEKAHPDVFNMLLQILDDGRLTDAKGRTVDFKNTLIIMTSNIGSKVIEKGGGGLGFQFSEDEAEATYNRIKMLVNEELKSYFRPEFLNRLDEIIVFTQLKKDEVKQIADIMLREVGSRLTEKGISLEVSDRFKDRVLQEGYNPSYGARPLRRAIMRLLEDSLAEAMLSGEITEGDTAIVDVDDDGQVKVNKSEKRELLLANLG, from the coding sequence ATGTTTGAACACTTCACATCCGAAGCCATTAAAGTTATTATGCTAGCCCAGGAAGAGGCGCGCCGCCTGGGACACAATTTCGTAGGGACGGAGCAAATTCTCCTCGGGCTGATTGGAGAAGGATCAGGGGTTGCTGCCAAAGTGCTGACCGACTTGGGCGTTACCCTCAAAGATGCACGTCGCGAAGTCGAAAGAATTATAGGTCGGGGTTCTGGTTTTGTACCCCCGGAAATTCCTTTTACTCCCAAGGTGAAAAGTTTATTTGAGCAAGGCTTTAAGGAAGCTCGCAGCCTGGGAAATAATTATATAGGTACTGAACACTTACTCTTGGGATTGACTGAAGCTGGTGAGGGTGTCGCCGCTAAAGTCCTGCAAAATTTGGGGCTTGATTTGTCGCAAATCCGTACTGCAGTGATTCGTCAGTTGGGTGAGGCGACATCTGTTTCCGGTTCCCGTGGCGGCGGTTCAAAACGTACCCAAAATTTAACTTTAGAGGAATTTGGTAGAAATCTTACCAAACAAGCGCAAGAAGGCAATCTCGACCCTGTTGTCGGTCGTGAGAAGGAAATTGAGCGTGCTGTCCAGATTTTGGGACGCCGCACTAAGAATAATCCTGTGCTGATTGGGGAACCAGGTGTTGGTAAAACAGCGATCGCCGAAGGTCTTGCCCAACGCATTGTAAACCAAGATGTTCCCGACATTCTACAAGACAAACAAGTCATCAGCCTCGACATGGGGTCACTAGTGGCTGGTACTCGCTTCCGTGGCGATTTTGAAGAACGCCTCAAGAAAATCATGGATGAAATCCGCACAGCGGGTAATATCATCCTGGTGATAGATGAAGTTCACACTTTGGTTGGTGCAGGTGGCACAGAAGGTGGTATGGATGCAGCTAACATCCTGAAACCCGCATTGGCACGAGGTGAACTCCAGTGTATTGGCGCAACCACTCTTGATGAGTACCGTCAACACATTGAGCGCGATGCAGCCCTAGAGCGTCGTTTCCAACCGATTATGATCGGTGAACCATCGGTTGAAGAAACCATCCAGATATTATACGGGTTGCGCTCTGCTTACGAGCAGCACCACAAAGTTCAAATCTCTGATGCGGCTGTTGTTGCTGCAGCTAACTTGTCAGATCGCTACATTAGCGATCGCTTCTTACCTGATAAAGCCATTGACTTGATTGATGAAGCAGGTTCTCGTGTTCACCTACGGAACTCTATCAAGTCCGAAGATCGCGAACTCAAGCGCGAATTGGCGCTAGTGACTAAGCAAAAACAGGAAGCTGTTAAAACTCAGGACTTTGATAAAGCTGGTAAACTGCGCGATCAAGAGTTGGAACTCGAAACAAAATTGCGCCTTGCACAAGATGCTCAATCTGTCAATAGCCCAATTGTTGATGAGGAAGATATTGCTCAGATTGTCGCTTCTTGGACTGGTGTCCCAGTCAACAAGTTGACTGAATCGGAATCAGAGATGCTGCTGCACTTAGAAGACACTCTTCACCAGCGTCTCATCGGTCAAGAGCAAGCAGTGACTGCAGTTTCTAAATCCATCCGTCGCGCTAGAGTTGGGTTAAAGAATCCTAACCGACCGATTGCAAGCTTTATCTTCTCTGGTCCCACAGGAGTTGGTAAGACAGAACTAGCTAAAGCATTGGCTTCTTACTTCTTTGGTGCTGAAGATGCGATGATTCGTGTGGATATGTCCGAATTCATGGAACGCCACACCGTTTCTAAGCTGATTGGTTCACCTCCTGGTTTCGTTGGATACGACGAAGGCGGACAACTGACTGAAGCAGTACGGCGCAAACCCTATACGGTAGTGCTTTTCGACGAAATCGAAAAAGCGCATCCCGATGTGTTCAATATGCTGCTGCAAATCTTGGATGACGGTCGTCTTACTGATGCGAAAGGTCGGACTGTGGACTTCAAGAACACGCTGATTATCATGACCTCTAACATCGGTTCTAAGGTGATTGAAAAAGGTGGCGGCGGTTTGGGCTTCCAGTTTAGCGAAGATGAAGCTGAGGCGACTTACAACCGCATCAAAATGCTGGTGAATGAAGAACTGAAATCATACTTCCGTCCAGAATTCCTCAACCGTCTTGATGAGATTATTGTCTTCACTCAACTTAAGAAAGATGAAGTTAAGCAAATTGCTGATATAATGCTGCGCGAAGTAGGAAGCCGCTTGACTGAGAAGGGAATAAGTTTGGAAGTGAGCGATCGCTTCAAAGACCGTGTACTACAAGAAGGCTACAACCCCAGCTACGGCGCAAGACCGTTACGTCGGGCGATTATGCGCCTCTTGGAAGATTCTCTGGCTGAAGCCATGCTTTCAGGTGAGATTACAGAAGGTGACACAGCTATTGTGGATGTGGACGATGACGGTCAAGTCAAAGTCAACAAGTCTGAGAAGCGAGAGCTGTTACTGGCAAATCTTGGCTAA
- a CDS encoding CHAT domain-containing protein — MNISEKLRCIFCCSFSNFSRYSLAVLMGVVLLSDSVEATFRSTNLQIAQQPVTNSQDATRAAAQKAFDEGLAFFKEGSAESLRQAIKKWEVALQLWQKVGDEAKQALTSLSIGRVYDTLGEKQKALEFYNQALPLFRAVGDRGGEATTLNNIGRVYDTLGEKQKALEFYNQALPLFRAVGDRGGEATTLNNIGRVYDTLGEKQKALEFYNQALPLFRAVGDRGGEATTLNNIGRVYDTLGEKQKALEFYNQALPLFRAVGDRGGEATTLNNIGGVYSALGEKQKALEFYNQALPLFRAVGDRRGEARTLNNIGRVYDTLGEKQKALEFYNQALPLFRAVGDRGGEATTLNNIGLVYSALGEKQKALEFYNQALPLLRAVGDRGAEATTLSNIASLERNRGNLEQSLKQISAAIEIIEDLRTKVVNQDLRTSYFASVQGYYKFYIDLLMQLHKKNPSKGYDALALHISERSRARGLIELLTEANANIRKGANSQLLAEERRLQFRLEARQKRLLSLSNTEANERQAAALKTEIENLLNQYQELQVKIRTTSPKYANLKYPNPLTLPQIQQQLDKDTLLLQYSLGEERSYLWAVTPNSMQSYKLPGRKEIEQKVEELRKLLRDPGMNKVSPEQTAKAADQLSQLILAPVAKDLGQKRLLIVADGALQYIPFTVLTVPKSSVSAENYQPLLLNHEIVSLPSATTIDILRQELKGRQKAPKSLAILADPVFSNKDKRFTRVTQNRSLKNNNQRGASQNTSSALDLDKSALTRATRDIDMGNIPRLEGTRKEAEEIMKLVPQSDTLNAFDFDANYTWATNPQLSQYRYLLFATHGILNW, encoded by the coding sequence ATGAACATAAGTGAAAAGCTTCGATGTATTTTTTGCTGCTCATTTTCCAATTTTTCTCGTTATAGTTTAGCTGTGTTGATGGGTGTGGTTTTGTTATCTGACTCAGTGGAGGCGACATTTAGAAGCACAAATTTGCAGATAGCACAACAGCCAGTAACAAATTCGCAAGATGCAACTCGTGCTGCAGCACAAAAAGCTTTTGATGAAGGGCTTGCATTTTTCAAAGAAGGTAGCGCAGAGTCATTAAGACAGGCGATTAAAAAATGGGAAGTAGCTTTGCAACTGTGGCAGAAAGTGGGGGATGAAGCAAAACAAGCTCTTACTTCTCTTAGTATCGGGCGAGTTTACGACACTTTAGGAGAAAAACAAAAAGCACTTGAATTTTACAACCAAGCACTTCCACTGTTTCGTGCGGTGGGCGACAGGGGTGGAGAAGCTACAACACTCAACAATATCGGGCGAGTTTACGACACTTTAGGAGAAAAACAAAAAGCACTTGAATTTTACAACCAAGCACTTCCACTGTTTCGTGCGGTGGGCGACAGGGGTGGAGAAGCTACAACACTCAACAATATCGGGCGAGTTTACGACACTTTAGGAGAAAAACAAAAAGCACTTGAATTTTACAACCAAGCACTTCCACTGTTTCGTGCGGTGGGCGACAGGGGTGGAGAAGCTACAACACTCAACAATATCGGGCGAGTTTACGACACTTTAGGAGAAAAACAAAAAGCACTTGAATTTTACAACCAAGCACTTCCACTGTTTCGTGCGGTGGGCGACAGGGGTGGAGAAGCTACAACACTCAATAATATCGGGGGAGTTTACTCCGCTTTAGGAGAAAAACAAAAAGCACTTGAATTTTACAATCAAGCACTTCCACTGTTTCGTGCGGTGGGCGACAGGCGTGGAGAAGCTAGAACACTCAACAATATCGGGCGAGTTTACGACACTTTAGGAGAAAAACAAAAAGCACTTGAATTTTACAACCAAGCACTTCCACTGTTTCGTGCGGTGGGCGACAGGGGTGGAGAAGCTACAACACTCAACAATATCGGGCTAGTTTACTCCGCTTTAGGAGAAAAACAAAAAGCACTTGAATTCTACAACCAAGCACTTCCACTGCTTCGTGCGGTGGGCGACAGGGGTGCAGAAGCTACTACTCTTAGTAACATAGCTTCCCTAGAACGTAACCGAGGCAACTTAGAACAATCCCTCAAACAAATCTCAGCTGCTATTGAAATTATCGAAGATTTACGCACGAAAGTTGTCAACCAAGACTTGCGAACTTCCTACTTTGCCTCAGTGCAAGGTTATTACAAATTCTACATTGACCTGTTGATGCAGTTGCACAAAAAGAATCCATCAAAAGGATATGATGCTCTTGCACTGCACATCAGCGAACGCTCCCGCGCTCGTGGTTTGATCGAACTTTTAACTGAAGCTAATGCTAATATCCGCAAAGGTGCTAACTCGCAGCTGTTAGCAGAAGAACGCCGCTTACAGTTTCGTTTGGAAGCGCGACAGAAACGGTTATTATCATTGTCTAATACCGAAGCAAACGAACGCCAAGCCGCAGCCCTGAAAACAGAAATTGAAAATCTCCTCAACCAATACCAGGAACTGCAAGTAAAAATCCGCACCACTAGCCCAAAATACGCAAATTTAAAGTATCCCAACCCCCTGACTTTGCCACAAATTCAGCAACAGCTAGATAAGGACACGCTGCTATTGCAATATTCTCTCGGTGAAGAACGCAGCTACCTTTGGGCGGTGACTCCAAATTCTATGCAAAGCTACAAACTCCCAGGACGCAAAGAAATAGAGCAAAAAGTAGAGGAGTTACGCAAACTCTTACGAGACCCTGGGATGAATAAAGTTTCCCCAGAACAAACAGCAAAAGCCGCCGATCAACTTAGTCAACTCATTCTTGCTCCTGTTGCAAAAGATTTGGGTCAAAAACGCTTGCTAATTGTTGCTGATGGTGCATTGCAATACATTCCTTTCACTGTGCTGACAGTGCCAAAATCATCTGTTAGCGCAGAAAATTACCAACCATTGCTACTCAACCACGAAATAGTTAGTTTACCTTCCGCTACAACCATTGACATTCTCCGGCAAGAACTAAAAGGACGGCAAAAAGCACCAAAGTCCCTAGCCATTCTTGCTGATCCAGTGTTTAGCAACAAAGATAAACGTTTTACAAGAGTTACCCAAAACCGTTCTCTCAAAAACAATAACCAGCGTGGGGCATCCCAGAATACATCTTCCGCACTTGATCTAGACAAGTCTGCCTTAACGCGGGCAACTAGAGACATAGACATGGGCAATATTCCGCGACTCGAAGGAACGCGGAAAGAGGCTGAGGAAATTATGAAACTAGTGCCCCAGTCAGACACATTAAATGCATTTGATTTCGATGCGAACTATACCTGGGCAACTAACCCACAACTTAGCCAATACCGCTACCTACTTTTTGCAACCCACGGCATACTCAACTGGTAA
- a CDS encoding Crp/Fnr family transcriptional regulator — MYEPLRLFIQEISPNFKIDWILVEPLLESRKLNKGEFLFREGDICEFVGLTLKGCLRMFFLKDGKELTLFFHPENHTLGDYESFRLQRPACFSCQAIEDSQVLIVNQQVIQALESAPDGQKLLRLIVEYLAFRLRDRLMSLYRDTPEQRYLHLLKTEPHLLERIPQHYLASHLGIEPESLSRLKRRVYHRGIS; from the coding sequence ATGTACGAACCGTTGCGCTTGTTTATTCAGGAAATTTCTCCTAACTTCAAAATTGACTGGATACTGGTTGAACCTCTTTTAGAGTCAAGAAAGCTTAATAAGGGAGAGTTCCTGTTTCGAGAGGGTGATATTTGTGAGTTTGTTGGTTTGACGCTAAAAGGCTGTCTAAGAATGTTTTTTCTAAAAGACGGCAAAGAACTGACGTTGTTTTTTCATCCTGAAAATCATACCTTAGGTGACTACGAAAGTTTCCGGCTGCAACGTCCCGCTTGTTTTTCCTGTCAGGCGATTGAAGATTCACAAGTGTTAATTGTGAATCAACAGGTTATTCAAGCCTTAGAGTCAGCGCCGGATGGTCAGAAGTTATTGCGGCTGATAGTAGAATATTTAGCTTTTCGGTTGCGTGATCGCCTAATGTCTTTGTACCGGGATACTCCTGAACAGCGTTATCTTCACCTACTCAAGACTGAGCCACATCTATTAGAGCGCATTCCGCAACACTATCTTGCGTCGCATCTTGGTATTGAACCGGAATCGCTAAGCCGTTTGAAGCGGAGAGTTTATCACAGGGGTATTTCTTAA
- a CDS encoding SRPBCC family protein, with product MEINSKAPAISRHEIMINASSETIWQTLTDINHWNVWYPNISESKLEGLLEPGSVFRWKSGGTAILSTLQEVEPSRRISWTGKAIGTQAIHIWILEPHEKGVLVRTEESFEGWLVRLLRGMMQQMLDTSLQTWLQHLKQKVEQAA from the coding sequence ATGGAAATTAACTCCAAAGCACCAGCTATTTCTCGACATGAAATTATGATTAACGCCTCAAGCGAGACGATATGGCAGACCCTTACTGACATCAATCATTGGAATGTTTGGTATCCGAATATTTCAGAGTCCAAACTAGAAGGACTGCTTGAGCCTGGTTCTGTATTTCGTTGGAAATCAGGTGGGACTGCTATTCTATCAACACTACAAGAAGTTGAACCATCACGTCGAATTAGCTGGACAGGTAAGGCAATAGGCACGCAAGCCATTCACATATGGATACTTGAACCGCATGAAAAAGGTGTGCTCGTCAGAACTGAGGAATCATTTGAAGGTTGGTTGGTACGTCTGTTAAGAGGCATGATGCAACAGATGCTTGATACGTCGCTTCAAACATGGTTACAACATCTCAAACAGAAGGTTGAACAGGCAGCCTAA
- a CDS encoding ABC transporter ATP-binding protein: MTEPLIELKGVSKSFGSNKVLDNVDLTIYRGEALGIIGPSGTGKSTILRVIAGLTALDSGDVFIKGVHREGLIEDGTDPLGIGMVFQQAALFDSLTVEENVGFSLYQYSKLRRSRIQELVHEKLEMVGLSEIGDRYPAELSGGMRKRVSFARAIMSNPDNPKSAPEVLLYDEPTAGLDPIASTVIEDLIRQLQCIQGSCNTYAIVTHQQSTIRRTADKVVFLYEGKVQWEGSVSEIDTTDDPLIRQFISGNVSGPIHIAG, from the coding sequence ATGACTGAACCTTTGATTGAACTAAAAGGCGTTTCTAAATCCTTTGGTAGCAATAAGGTTTTAGATAACGTGGATTTGACGATTTACCGAGGCGAAGCACTAGGAATTATCGGTCCTAGTGGAACTGGTAAATCAACAATTTTACGGGTGATTGCTGGGTTAACAGCTCTTGATTCTGGGGACGTTTTTATTAAAGGTGTGCACCGAGAAGGATTGATTGAAGATGGGACAGATCCACTTGGTATTGGTATGGTGTTTCAGCAAGCGGCGTTGTTCGATTCTTTAACGGTGGAGGAGAATGTGGGTTTTTCACTTTATCAATACTCAAAACTGCGGCGTTCTCGGATTCAAGAACTTGTTCATGAGAAATTGGAGATGGTGGGGTTATCAGAAATAGGCGATCGCTACCCAGCCGAACTATCTGGAGGTATGCGAAAACGAGTCAGCTTTGCTCGTGCTATTATGTCTAACCCCGATAATCCCAAATCAGCTCCAGAAGTTTTACTGTACGATGAACCAACAGCCGGACTTGATCCCATTGCTTCTACTGTGATAGAAGATTTGATTCGGCAGTTGCAATGTATACAGGGAAGCTGTAATACCTACGCTATTGTCACTCATCAACAAAGCACTATTCGTCGCACAGCTGACAAGGTGGTGTTTCTCTACGAAGGTAAAGTGCAATGGGAAGGTAGTGTCAGTGAAATAGATACTACAGACGATCCTTTGATTCGACAATTTATTAGTGGAAATGTTTCTGGACCAATTCACATTGCTGGTTAG
- a CDS encoding DUF3288 family protein produces MSKANKDQQHPLYNRDRPIIENLLVGEATDYNLAELARLRIRYSSFPGARDIQSDLDKILVQWNLSEEELFEKTRALHSRGGIYKSRGKKEEEDWN; encoded by the coding sequence ATGAGTAAAGCTAATAAAGACCAACAGCACCCGTTGTACAATCGCGATCGCCCCATCATTGAGAATTTATTGGTTGGTGAGGCAACTGATTATAATTTAGCAGAATTAGCTAGATTGCGAATTCGCTATTCCAGTTTTCCTGGTGCAAGAGATATTCAAAGCGATTTGGATAAGATTCTGGTGCAGTGGAATCTAAGCGAAGAGGAACTTTTTGAGAAAACACGCGCCTTACACAGTCGTGGGGGTATTTACAAAAGTCGCGGGAAAAAAGAAGAAGAAGATTGGAATTAG